In Sedimenticola thiotaurini, the following proteins share a genomic window:
- the aroE gene encoding shikimate dehydrogenase, which translates to MTDRYAVIGNPIEHSKSPMIHQAFAEQTGETLSYGRLLGHLDDFEADVRRFFAGGGQGLNVTVPFKERAWALADERTPRAESAGAVNTLIRLADGRLRGDNTDGAGLVRDLTVNHGYLLSGCRVLLLGAGGASKGVVRPLLECGPEQLVIANRTAAKARQLATALQSLGPVQGCGLDELEGGEYDLIINGTAAGLQGAVPPIPDNILTPGGWIYDMLYANEPTAFVRWGKAHRAGKALDGLGMLVEQAAESFFLWRGVRPDTGPVMAQLRA; encoded by the coding sequence ATGACCGACAGATACGCCGTAATCGGCAATCCCATCGAACACAGCAAGTCACCGATGATTCACCAGGCCTTCGCCGAACAGACCGGCGAGACGCTCAGTTACGGGCGGCTGCTGGGCCATCTGGATGATTTCGAAGCCGATGTGCGGCGCTTTTTTGCCGGCGGTGGCCAGGGACTGAATGTGACCGTGCCATTCAAGGAACGGGCCTGGGCGCTGGCGGATGAGCGCACGCCCCGGGCCGAGAGCGCCGGTGCCGTCAACACCCTGATCCGCCTGGCAGATGGGCGGCTGCGCGGCGACAACACCGACGGTGCCGGACTGGTGCGGGATCTGACGGTCAATCACGGCTACCTGCTGAGTGGCTGCCGGGTGCTGCTGCTGGGCGCCGGGGGCGCCTCCAAGGGCGTGGTACGACCGTTGCTGGAGTGTGGCCCGGAACAGCTGGTGATCGCCAACCGGACCGCCGCCAAGGCGCGCCAGCTGGCCACTGCGCTGCAATCCCTGGGACCGGTGCAGGGTTGTGGTCTGGATGAACTGGAGGGGGGAGAGTACGACCTGATCATCAACGGCACCGCCGCCGGTCTGCAGGGCGCGGTACCACCAATCCCGGACAACATCCTGACACCCGGCGGCTGGATCTACGACATGCTGTATGCCAACGAACCCACCGCCTTTGTGCGCTGGGGGAAGGCCCATCGCGCCGGCAAGGCGCTGGACGGACTGGGCATGCTGGTGGAACAGGCGGCGGAGTCATTCTTCCTGTGGCGCGGCGTGCGCCCAGACACCGGCCCGGTCATGGCGCAGCTGCGCGCCTGA
- the hemB gene encoding porphobilinogen synthase yields the protein MQSKTALSARFPAARPRRMRRDEFSRRLMRENGLTPADFIYPVFVLEGSGEREAVTSMPGVERLSIDLLVKEAREVAALGIPAMALFPVTPQSAKSLDAREAFNPDGLAQRAVRALKDALPDLGVITDVALDPFTTHGQDGLLDETGYVMNEATVEVLVKQAVSHAAAGADVVAPSDMMDGRIGAVRSALESAGHIHTRILAYSAKYASSFYGPFRDAVGSAANLGGGNKYTYQMDPANSDEALREVELDLNEGADMVMVKPGMPYLDIVRRVKESFGVPTFAYQVSGEYAMLKAASMNGWLDERAVVMESLLCFKRAGADGILTYFAKTAAEWLAE from the coding sequence ATGCAGAGTAAAACCGCCCTCTCCGCCCGTTTCCCCGCCGCCCGCCCGCGCCGTATGCGCCGGGATGAGTTCTCCCGCCGGCTGATGCGGGAAAACGGGCTCACCCCAGCCGACTTCATCTACCCGGTATTTGTGCTGGAGGGGAGCGGTGAACGGGAGGCCGTCACCTCCATGCCGGGGGTGGAGCGCCTCAGTATCGATCTGCTGGTCAAGGAGGCCCGGGAGGTGGCTGCCCTGGGTATCCCGGCCATGGCGCTGTTTCCGGTCACACCGCAAAGCGCCAAGTCACTGGATGCCCGGGAGGCGTTCAATCCGGACGGGCTGGCCCAGCGCGCGGTGCGGGCCCTGAAAGATGCCCTGCCGGATCTGGGGGTGATCACCGACGTGGCCCTGGACCCCTTCACCACCCATGGCCAGGACGGTCTGCTGGATGAGACCGGCTATGTGATGAACGAGGCGACTGTCGAGGTACTGGTGAAACAGGCGGTCTCCCATGCCGCTGCCGGTGCCGACGTGGTGGCCCCCTCCGACATGATGGACGGACGCATCGGTGCGGTACGTTCTGCTCTGGAGTCGGCCGGACATATCCATACCCGGATCCTCGCTTACTCAGCCAAGTACGCCTCCAGCTTCTATGGCCCGTTCCGGGACGCGGTCGGCTCCGCGGCCAACCTGGGCGGCGGCAACAAGTACACCTACCAGATGGACCCGGCCAACTCCGACGAGGCGCTGCGGGAGGTGGAGCTGGACCTGAACGAGGGCGCCGACATGGTGATGGTGAAACCGGGCATGCCCTATCTGGACATTGTGCGCCGAGTCAAGGAGAGCTTTGGCGTCCCCACTTTCGCCTACCAGGTAAGCGGCGAATACGCCATGCTCAAAGCCGCCTCCATGAACGGCTGGCTGGATGAACGGGCAGTGGTGATGGAGTCCCTGCTCTGCTTCAAGCGGGCCGGTGCGGACGGTATCCTCACCTACTTCGCCAAGACCGCGGCCGAGTGGCTGGCGGAATAG